One part of the Rutidosis leptorrhynchoides isolate AG116_Rl617_1_P2 chromosome 1, CSIRO_AGI_Rlap_v1, whole genome shotgun sequence genome encodes these proteins:
- the LOC139886522 gene encoding beta-galactosidase 8: MIMKRVLVVWLLAAAVVVTAVVGVTVTYDHRALVIDGKRRVLVSGSIHYPRSTPDMWPDLIQKSKDGGLDVIETYVFWNLHEPVKNQYDFEGRKDLVKFIKLVADAGLYVHLRIGPYVCAEWNYGGFPLWLHFIPGIKLRTDNEPFEAEMKRFTAKIVGMMKDEKLYASQGGPIILSQIENEYGNIDTSYGSGAPKYIKWAASMATSLDTGVPWVMCQQKDAPDPTIDTCNGFYCDGYKPNAANKPTMWTENWTGWFLSFGGAVPYRPVEDIAFAVARFYQRGGTFQNYYMYHGGTNFGRTTGGPFIATSYDYDAPLDEYGAPRQPKWGHLQELHKAIKLCEEAMVATDPKNMSLGHNAEAHVYQTSSTCAAYLANIDTQNDATVNFNGNSYKLPAWSVSILPDCKNVVFNTAKINSMATIRKFVATNVGNVLSASKAISTEWSYVSEPVGISSSGAFKKPGLLEQINTTADQSDYLWYSISANVKDDETQTTLHVKSLGHVLHVFINDQLKGSAIGNPITKDFPITLKSGKNKLDLLSLTVGLQNYGAFFDLAGAGITGPVQLVGLKNGSTVDLSSQEWTYQVGLKGDKLGLNTGGSSLWVSGYPKGQPLTWYKTNFDAPSGDNPIAIDFTGMGKGEAWVNGQSIGRYWPAYIAPTSGCSDCSYKGAYNSNKCLKNCGKPSQTLYHVPRSWLKPSGNLLVLFEEMGGDPTQIAFATQELQSLCSHVSQSHPISMEAWSQEKSTKKSKSEPRVSLECPHPNQVISSIKFASFGTPQGKCGSFSHGECQSTDALSILQKACIGSRSCNVGVSTATFGDPCIGVVKSLAVEASCA, translated from the exons ATGATAATGAAGAGAGTTTTGGTTGTTTGGTTGTTGGCGGCGGCGGTGGTGGTGACGGCGGTGGTTGGTGTGACGGTGACGTATGATCACCGGGCATTGGTGATCGACGGTAAACGGCGGGTGTTAGTTTCCGGCTCAATTCATTATCCAAGAAGTACTCCTGAC ATGTGGCCAGACCTAATTCAGAAATCAAAAGATGGAGGATTGGATGtgattgagacttatgttttttggAATTTGCATGAACCTGTTAAAAATCAG TATGACTTTGAAGGAAGAAAAGATTTGGTCAAGTTTATAAAATTGGTAGCTGATGCTGGTCTTTATGTTCATCTTCGGATCGGTCCTTATGTTTGTGCTGAATGGAATTATGG TGGTTTTCCGCTTTGGTTGCATTTCATACCTGGAATTAAGCTTCGAACAGATAACGAGCCTTTCGAG GCTGAAATGAAGCGGTTTACAGCCAAGATCGTTGGCATGATGAAGGATGAGAAACTTTATGCGTCTCAAGGTGGACCCATAATCTTATCTCAG ATTGAAAACGAATATGGTAACATTGATACAAGTTACGGTTCGGGTGCACCAAAGTACATCAAATGGGCCGCGAGTATGGCTACGTCTCTAGATACAGGTGTACCGTGGGTCATGTGCCAGCAAAAAGATGCACCTGATCCAACA ATAGACACCTGTAATGGGTTCTATTGTGATGGGTATAAACCAAATGCTGCAAATAAACCAACAATGTGGACTGAGAATTGGACCGGATGGTTTCTTTCTTTTGGTGGGGCCGTCCCTTATAGACCAGTAGAAGATATCGCATTTGCAGTCGCACGTTTCTATCAACGAGGTGGAACCTTTCAAAACTATTATATG TACCATGGCGGGACTAATTTTGGCCGTACTACTGGAGGACCGTTTATTGCAACAAGTTATGATTATGATGCTCCACTTGATGAATACG GGGCTCCTCGACAACCGAAGTGGGGCCACTTGCAAGAATTACATAAAGCGATAAAGCTTTGTGAAGAAGCGATGGTGGCAACGGATCCCAAAAATATGTCTTTGGGTCATAATGCAGAG GCTCATGTGTATCAGACATCATCGACGTGCGCTGCTTATTTGGCGAATATTGATACACAAAATGATGCTACCGTGAACTTTAATGGAAATTCATACAAATTACCCGCTTGGTCTGTTAGCATCTTGCCTGATTGCAAGAATGTAGTTTTCAACACTGCAAAG ATAAACTCAATGGCTACTATCCGAAAATTTGTTGCTACGAACGTTGGAAACGTTTTAAGTGCTTCTAAGGCAATTTCAACCGAATGGAGTTACGTTAGTGAACCTGTCGGGATCTCAAGTTCTGGTGCATTTAAAAAACCGGGATTATTGGAGCAAATTAACACCACTGCTGATCAAAGCGATTATTTATGGTATTCaataag CGCTAATGTTAAAGACGATGAAACTCAAACAACTCTTCATGTGAAATCGCTTGGCCATGTTCTTCACGTGTTCATTAATGATCAACTTAAAG GTAGTGCAATCGGAAACCCTATCACTAAGGATTTTCCCATCACCCTCAAATCCGGAAAGAACAAACTCGATTTGTTGAGTTTGACCGTTGGACTTCAG AACTATGGTGCTTTTTTTGATCTTGCGGGTGCGGGTATTACTGGCCCGGTACAACTAGTGGGTTTGAAAAATGGGTCAACCGTTGACCTTTCTTCACAAGAGTGGACATATCAGGTTGGACTCAAAGGAGACAAACTAGGCCTAAACACTGGTGGTTCATCACTATGGGTTTCAGGGTATCCTAAAGGTCAACCATTGACTTGGTACAAG ACCAACTTTGATGCCCCTTCGGGAGATAATCCAATCGCGATAGACTTTACTGGAATGGGGAAAGGTGAGGCGTGGGTCAATGGTCAAAGCATCGGGCGATATTGGCCCGCTTATATTGCTCCAACTAGCGGTTGCTCAGATTGTAGTTACAAAGGAGCATATAATTCGAATAAATGCCTTAAGAATTGTGGGAAACCATCACAAACGCT GTACCATGTACCGAGATCATGGTTGAAACCAAGTGGGAATTTACTAGTCTTGTTCGAGGAGATGGGTGGCGATCCTACACAAATCGCTTTTGCGACACAAGAATTACAAAGTTTGTGTTCACATGTCTCCCAATCTCACCCAATTTCAATGGAAGCATGGAGTCaagaaaagtcaacaaaaaagtcaaagtCAGAGCCACGAGTGTCGCTTGAGTGCCCTCATCCTAATCAAGTCATATCTTCAATCAAATTTGCTAGCTTTGGAACTCCTCAAGGGAAATGTGGAAGCTTTAGTCACGGTGAATGTCAAAGTACTGATGCCCTTTCAATCCTACAAAAG GCTTGTATTGGGTCAAGAAGTTGCAATGTTGGAGTATCAACAGCCACATTTGGTGACCCTTGTATAGGTGTAGTGAAAAGTTTAGCAGTAGAAGCTTCATGTGCATGA